Proteins co-encoded in one Arachis hypogaea cultivar Tifrunner chromosome 13, arahy.Tifrunner.gnm2.J5K5, whole genome shotgun sequence genomic window:
- the LOC112736390 gene encoding 11-oxo-beta-amyrin 30-oxidase isoform X2 — MEEGLFVTAVGLLVVAVGGWKLLNWLFLRPKKLETLLREQGFHGNPYTLFSNNNNNSSVSMKPMTLSDDKDIAPRVYSQADHAIIKFGKNSFYWEGQTLKVNITNPEHIKQVFTNNRYFKKEKPKLGRLAKLLGSGLPNYEDQQWHTHRKIINPAFHMEKLKVLTSTMVQCCHDVIHKWEEMLSSEGKCDIDVEPFIQNLACDVISRTAFGSSYQEGKRIFELLTKQARLIMRLKHIHIPGWWLLPTSVNRSMIKVDREMQASLEAIIRKREKAMKDGEEVNKSDLLGILLESNSKEIKEHGMSNREIVEECNTFYLAGQETTAVLIVWTMVMLSRYPEWQSRAREEVFQVFGNRKPDSDGLNRLKTSNTPQRYKDGKPITTCRS, encoded by the exons ATGGAGGAGGGGCTGTTTGTCACGGCGGTTGGACTACTGGTGGTGGCGGTGGGCGGATGGAAGCTGCTGAACTGGCTCTTCCTGAGGCCTAAGAAGCTTGAGACCCTTCTCAGGGAGCAAGGCTTCCATGGCAACCCCTACACCCTCTtctccaacaacaacaacaactcttcTGTTAGCATGAAGCCAATGACTCTCTCTGATGACAAGGACATAGCTCCACGTGTTTATTCTCAAGCCGATCATGCTATCATCAAATTTG GCAAGAATTCATTTTATTGGGAAGGTCAGACACTGAAGGTCAACATCACAAACCCTGAGCATATTAAACAAGTTTTTACCAATAACCGTTACTTCAAGAAAGAGAAGCCTAAGCTAGGCCGTCTGGCCAAGTTATTGGGCTCTGGACTTCCAAATTATGAGGACCAACAATGGCACACACATCGAAAGATCATCAACCCTGCTTTCCATATGGAGAAATTGAaa GTTCTAACGTCAACAATGGTCCAATGCTGCCATGATGTGATTCATAAATGGGAGGAGATGCTGTCTTCAGAGGGTAAATGCGACATTGATGTGGAGCCTTTCATCCAGAATTTGGCTTGCGATGTTATTTCCAGAACAGCCTTTGGAAGCAGTTACCAAGAAGGAAAAAGAATATTTGAACTCCTTACTAAGCAAGCTAGACTTATAATGAGACTAAAACATATTCACATTCCAGGATGGTG GTTGCTTCCTACTAGTGTTAATAGGAGTATGATTAAAGTTGATAGAGAGATGCAAGCATCACTTGAAGCTATCATCAGGAAAAGAGAGAAAGCAATGAAGGATGGTGAGGAGGTTAACAAGAGTGACTTATTAGGGATACTTTTGGAATCAAACagcaaagaaataaaagaacatggaaTGAGTAATCGAGAGATAGTGGAAGAATGCAACACATTTTACTTAGCAGGACAAGAAACCACGGCTGTTTTGATAGTATGGACAATGGTGATGCTAAGTAGGTATCCAGAATGGCAATCACGTGCGAGGGAAGAAGTCTTCCAAGTCTTTGGCAACCGAAAGCCAGACAGTGATGGCCTGAATCGCCTTAAAACC TCGAACACTCCACAAAGATATAAAGATGGAAAACCTATCACTACCTGCCGGAGTTAA
- the LOC112736389 gene encoding cytochrome P450 94C1: protein MEMLHIMTTSAMSTALLVSFFTFTLFFSVFSFLLFISRIKPWCNCDTYRTYLNISWTIHFPNLCDWYTHLLRASPTGTIHLHVLNNTITSNPDNVQHILKTKFHNYPKGTPFSTLLGDLLGNGIFNSDGHFWQFQRKMASLELGSVAIRSYALQIVNQEIQTRLIPLLESVSGQQNRLLDIQDILRRFSFDIICKFSFGMDPECLISSLPESKLADSFDLASKLSAERAMSPSPLIWKMKRLLNIGSEKKLKEAIGVVDNVAMDIIKQRRREMVTMAGLNKSDLLSRFMESIEDDKYLRDIVISFLLAGRDTIAAALTGFFILLSKNPHVGSTIRQELERVMEEDQELPTFEQMRSMHYLNGALHESMRLFPPVQFDSKYAQEDDVLPDGTFVRRGSRVTYHPYAMGRMDTIWGPDSAQFRPERWLNTDGVFVQQCPFKYPVFQAGVRVCLGKDLALMEIKSIAAAILRRFDVRVVGPNTEPCFAPGLTATVRGGLPVQVTQRC from the coding sequence ATGGAGATGCTGCATATCATGACTACTTCAGCCATGTCCACAGCTCTCTTAGTCTCTTTCTTCacttttacactttttttttctgtCTTTTCATTTCTCCTCTTCATCTCTAGAATCAAGCCATGGTGTAATTGTGACACGTATCGCACCTATCTCAATATCTCTTGGACTATACACTTTCCAAACCTTTGCGACTGGTATACTCATCTTCTTCGTGCTTCACCCACCGGGACCATCCATCTCCACGTCCTCAATAACACTATTACATCCAATCCCGATAACGTTCAGCACATCCTCAAAACTAAATTCCACAATTATCCTAAGGGCACACCTTTTTCTACTCTCCTTGGCGACCTTCTCGGCAACGGAATCTTCAACTCCGATGGCCATTTCTGGCAATTCCAACGCAAGATGGCCAGCCTTGAGCTCGGCAGCGTCGCCATTCGCTCCTATGCCCTCCAAATTGTCAACCAAGAGATCCAAACCAGGCTGATTCCTCTCCTCGAATCGGTTTCCGGCCAACAAAATAGATTGTTAGACATTCAAGACATCCTTAGAAGATTCTCTTTCGACATTATTTGTAAATTTTCATTTGGAATGGATCCTGAGTGTCTCATTTCTTCTTTGCCGGAGTCCAAATTGGCAGACAGCTTCGACCTCGCATCTAAGCTCTCAGCAGAGCGAGCAATGTCGCCATCACCGCTCATATGGAAGATGAAGCGATTACTCAATATTGGTTCGGAAAAAAAGCTAAAAGAAGCCATTGGAGTGGTAGACAATGTGGCCATGGACATCATAAagcagaggaggagggagatggtGACTATGGCGGGTCTGAACAAATCAGACTTGTTGTCTAGATTCATGGAGTCCATCGAAGACGACAAATACCTAAGAGACATAGTGATCAGTTTCTTGCTAGCGGGTCGGGACACAATCGCAGCAGCGTTGACCGGATTTTTCATTCTGCTTTCGAAGAACCCGCATGTGGGGTCAACCATCCGGCAGGAGCTGGAGCGGGTGATGGAAGAGGATCAGGAATTACCCACCTTTGAGCAAATGAGGAGCATGCATTACCTGAATGGAGCGCTTCACGAGAGCATGAGGCTGTTCCCTCCGGTTCAGTTTGATTCAAAGTATGCTCAAGAAGATGACGTCTTGCCAGATGGCACTTTTGTCAGGAGAGGGAGTCGGGTCACTTACCACCCCTATGCTATGGGTCGGATGGACACTATTTGGGGCCCCGATTCCGCTCAGTTTCGACCCGAAAGGTGGTTGAATACAGATGGTGTTTTCGTTCAGCAATGTCCCTTTAAGTACCCGGTTTTTCAAGCCGGGGTGAGAGTCTGTTTGGGAAAAGACTTGGCCTTGATGGAGATCAAGTCCATTGCCGCTGCCATTCTCCGCCGCTTTGATGTCCGGGTTGTTGGGCCTAATACGGAGCCCTGCTTCGCTCCAGGCCTTACTGCCACTGTGCGGGGCGGGTTGCCGGTTCAAGTTACCCAAAGGTGTTGA
- the LOC112736390 gene encoding 11-oxo-beta-amyrin 30-oxidase isoform X1, with translation MEEGLFVTAVGLLVVAVGGWKLLNWLFLRPKKLETLLREQGFHGNPYTLFSNNNNNSSVSMKPMTLSDDKDIAPRVYSQADHAIIKFGKNSFYWEGQTLKVNITNPEHIKQVFTNNRYFKKEKPKLGRLAKLLGSGLPNYEDQQWHTHRKIINPAFHMEKLKVLTSTMVQCCHDVIHKWEEMLSSEGKCDIDVEPFIQNLACDVISRTAFGSSYQEGKRIFELLTKQARLIMRLKHIHIPGWWLLPTSVNRSMIKVDREMQASLEAIIRKREKAMKDGEEVNKSDLLGILLESNSKEIKEHGMSNREIVEECNTFYLAGQETTAVLIVWTMVMLSRYPEWQSRAREEVFQVFGNRKPDSDGLNRLKTVSMILNEVLRLYPPTLFFSRTLHKDIKMENLSLPAGVKVTLPILMIHHDRELWGDDAREFKPERFSEGIAKATKGRVSYFPFGWGPRMCIGQNFSLMEAKIFFTLLLQRFTFELSPAYTHAPVNFLNLKPMRGAQIVLHKL, from the exons ATGGAGGAGGGGCTGTTTGTCACGGCGGTTGGACTACTGGTGGTGGCGGTGGGCGGATGGAAGCTGCTGAACTGGCTCTTCCTGAGGCCTAAGAAGCTTGAGACCCTTCTCAGGGAGCAAGGCTTCCATGGCAACCCCTACACCCTCTtctccaacaacaacaacaactcttcTGTTAGCATGAAGCCAATGACTCTCTCTGATGACAAGGACATAGCTCCACGTGTTTATTCTCAAGCCGATCATGCTATCATCAAATTTG GCAAGAATTCATTTTATTGGGAAGGTCAGACACTGAAGGTCAACATCACAAACCCTGAGCATATTAAACAAGTTTTTACCAATAACCGTTACTTCAAGAAAGAGAAGCCTAAGCTAGGCCGTCTGGCCAAGTTATTGGGCTCTGGACTTCCAAATTATGAGGACCAACAATGGCACACACATCGAAAGATCATCAACCCTGCTTTCCATATGGAGAAATTGAaa GTTCTAACGTCAACAATGGTCCAATGCTGCCATGATGTGATTCATAAATGGGAGGAGATGCTGTCTTCAGAGGGTAAATGCGACATTGATGTGGAGCCTTTCATCCAGAATTTGGCTTGCGATGTTATTTCCAGAACAGCCTTTGGAAGCAGTTACCAAGAAGGAAAAAGAATATTTGAACTCCTTACTAAGCAAGCTAGACTTATAATGAGACTAAAACATATTCACATTCCAGGATGGTG GTTGCTTCCTACTAGTGTTAATAGGAGTATGATTAAAGTTGATAGAGAGATGCAAGCATCACTTGAAGCTATCATCAGGAAAAGAGAGAAAGCAATGAAGGATGGTGAGGAGGTTAACAAGAGTGACTTATTAGGGATACTTTTGGAATCAAACagcaaagaaataaaagaacatggaaTGAGTAATCGAGAGATAGTGGAAGAATGCAACACATTTTACTTAGCAGGACAAGAAACCACGGCTGTTTTGATAGTATGGACAATGGTGATGCTAAGTAGGTATCCAGAATGGCAATCACGTGCGAGGGAAGAAGTCTTCCAAGTCTTTGGCAACCGAAAGCCAGACAGTGATGGCCTGAATCGCCTTAAAACC gtatcaATGATCTTAAATGAGGTGTTAAGGCTATACCCACCAACCCTGTTTTTCAGTCGAACACTCCACAAAGATATAAAGATGGAAAACCTATCACTACCTGCCGGAGTTAAAGTTACATTACCAATACTTATGATCCACCATGATCGTGAGCTATGGGGTGATGATGCAAGAGAGTTCAAACCAGAAAGATTTTCAGAAGGAATTGCTAAAGCGACTAAAGGTCGGGTCTCATATTTTCCATTTGGATGGGGGCCTAGAATGTGCATCGGCCAAAATTTCTCCTTAATGGAAGCAAAGATATTCTTCACATTGCTTTTACAACGCTTCACATTTGAGCTCTCCCCTGCATATACACATGCTCCGGTCAATTTCCTTAATCTTAAACCAATGCGTGGAGCTCAAATCGTCTTACATAAATTGTAG